aatatttttgttttaaaattttttaatatggtCCAATCTCAATTTATCACCTTATATACttaatgaaaaagagagaggttaAAGTGgcatttcacaaaaaaaaaaaaatttttaaaaaaattctaggaGAATTATACGGATttgaaatttgttaattttcctGCTATTTGTCTAGAGAAATATAATGAGTTTTGAcaataggaagaaaaatatcCAAGTAGGACCCCTCCACCATGACtttaaaaataggaaaatatttcTCTCTAAACAAACTTtgtcattatctttttattgaatttattaaattgaatttattgaatgtgaattttaaaaatttaattattagattacatgtttttattatatctcttacaaaatttcaaaaatacctAATATCAATAGTTATcttatcaattaaatgtttaaattttaagtttttatgatttaaaattaagcacaaaaaataagtttattgattaaatggtaaataatatcTTATTTGAATGAATATTGACaaacatgttaagaatataaaaaacatacaatttaataattaaaattttaaaattcccATTTCATAAAAATACAGGGACAAAATTTGAAAGGTTTTGGAGTTTGGAGAGAAACAACCCTTCAAATATCGGCCCTCATACCTGGCTCACGTCACACGTCATTACTCACAATAACCGCACCACAATAGGAAATGGGCCacgattaaaaaataaaaagggccAATTCGGTGAGTTCTGAATCTTCTAGTCAGCACATTAGCGTGTgtgtatatttaaaaattacagGTAGAGACCCCTCCGCCATGACCTTATAATTATAActttgtgtttgtatatatataaaaattaattctgacatatatattatgttttatatatatatatatattcacgttgaaattttaaatcctagatatttttattagaaatactTATTAAGTTGCAAGACTTTTAATTATctcttctttatatattaagaaaatttagaaagttagttattgtctttttttttttttttttaaatacctttaattcaattaacttatcattatttttaaaacataaaaataaggttaaaatcataaattgatcaaaaaattataataaaaaacttaCCCATGTTTATAAGACTACCCCTTGTTCTATAAAACTTCTCATTACCCCATGTacacaagaacacaaccaaaacTACCCCCatgttcctataaaaaaaataaaaataaaaaaaaaaataaaaaaaaataaaaaaaactacctcataatctaaattaaaaaaaaaaaaaaaaaaaaaaaaaaaaaaaaaaaaacttacaaaaaaaaagagcctcattgcattttatttaaaattttaagaaatcaCTTAAAAGAATTCTTATATATGTCAATACAATAGTGTTAAGTTTTTCACTTTTAAACCCACCCGCGCATGCCCATCCTTTAAAACAAAGTCGAACACCTAATGTGCTTGCTTATTAATCACCTCAACCAATATCTCTATCTCTTGCAAGTCGCAACCAAACTCCAGTTCTCACGTATCACTATCACTGCctgcctctttctctctctgtttctttttgCATGTGAATCTCATCCATCTGACTAtctttttctctaaactaatttgatgatgatgtttgtgattgtgaCTGTGATTGTGCATGTCATAGAACAAGAATATGGTGCAATTCAGCaggttaaattttcaattccacaCGGTGggaaagtataaaataaaaatttttttaaaataaaattttctgattgtataattattttttggaatttcatGGACAAATTTCATTGAAAAAGTTTACAATTATTAAGAGGTTTTATTGGTTGAGCTATTTTTTAGAGATTCTACCCATCTGAATTCGGAGTTGATGCGGACCGTAACAATGCTGTGGAGCCAGCGAAGAGTGCATTTGTTGCCAGGGCCAAAATCCGACGTGCCATTGAGGCTGAAGGCATTCCCTACACTTATGTCCCATGCCACTTCTTTGCTGCCTATTTTCTCCCTAACTTGGTACAGGCAGGAGCCACTGCTCCTCCTAGAGACAAAGTCATTATCCCTGGCGATGGGAATCCCAAGGGTAACTAGCAATTTCTTTAATTAAGCTCTTGATCGGCATTTTGCATTATCAAGACGTGTAAATGTATATCCATGCTTGCCAAACGCAACATTTAAGCCTTTTCATTCCGAGTATGTTTTTTTGGTGAATAGAATGTTACGTCATTTTAAGTcagttatcattttttattcggTGGAATTAAATACTAAATTATGTGACAACATGCATGAAGTGGACTATCTTGTAATTTTGAAGCAAATGAAGAAGAGCGTGAGCTGAAACTGAATGATCTTAATTGTTATTCTATAGCTATGATAAGATATGTATACAATACTATATAACTATGTGTTGCTTTAAACTCTCCTCGCAGCAATTTTTAACAAGGAAGATGACATCGCAACCTATACCATTAGATCTGTGGATGACCCAAGAGCATTGAACAAGTTACTCTACATTAGGCCTCCCAAAAACATTTACTCATTGAATGAGCTTGTTGCCCTTTGGGAGAAGAAGATTGGCAAAACTCTTGAGAAAGTCTATGTTCCGGAGGAAAAGATTTTGAAGGACATCCAAGGTCAGTGAGAAAATATGTTCAAAAGTCCAAAGATGCTATGCTGTTTTTATGTTCTTTCATGTTATCTAAcattagtatttttaacattgGCAAGGAGCAAAAAATGGGttaattaatatgtttttgatgttggtccATTTTTGCAGAGGCCCCAGTTCCACTTGATACGTTGTTGTCACTCAACCACTCAGCCTTTGTGAAGGGTGATCACACCAGCTTTGAAATTGAGCCATCATTTGGTGTGGAGGCTTCCCAGTTGTACCCAGATGTCAAATACACCACCGTGGAAGAATATCTCGACCAATTTGTTTGAGAAATATAGTCCCAGCTCTTGTTATTattaagataaataattataacCAATGTGTGAACATTGTGTGTGAAATTAAGAATGTTTGTACTTATTAGTATGTTGTTCTCTTTAACCTTATCGTGAAGAACCATAATATACTAATGAGTGATGCATTTTTCTCTTCACAGTATATGCTTGTAACTGAatgtcttttatatttcttgtggtctattctctctctcacgtCTTCTCTTTATTGTTGAAGAGTAATAATAATATGGGAGaatcaataaagaaaaaggaacaagAGGTTTGGTTTGAATGGTTAAAACCTATTATACGAATGATTTTATTGTGCCAAGCGCCTTTAGTTAAATTAACACCTCTAAGTTTTTCAATAGAGACTTCCCAAGTTTCCAACCCCCTCTCTTCCAttttaacaatcaaattattaaaaaaaaaaaaatggttttgttGTGGTAACTTATAATGGAATGGCCAAGATAGATTTGGGTTACTTAAACATGAGTGGAAGTTTTTCCACGTAAGTTATTGTTCTCTTACACTTGTTAACGTGCATAAAAGTACACATTAGTTATAATTTCACACACAATATTCACACAttggttataacttataagttcTTCCAAAAAAGAACATACATATCATTTGCACAAGCATGGCCgcataagagagagagagagagggggggaggggggttaTATTGTCATTGTCTATCACTCGATATGATTGTTAATTTTAATCATAGATAAAGTAATGGTACTCACGTTGTGGAAAGCGGAAaagtttgtttgaaaaaaaaaaaaaaaaaaaattatgtacgCAGAATTCGAAGTGGGATGTGGCTTATTGTATTTAGTTTGCGTTTGGGAAGAGCGTTTTGCGCTTACGCTTCCCAAACGCACGTTTgcatttcagattttttttttttttttttcccagtcgTAACTTCTTGACTTTTCTTCTGTGAACAATGCTCTAGTGTATTGTTTATAGGTCCCACAAActacacttttcagcaactttttcattaaaaatgggtcctacggtactattcacatatttaaaacttattttgctatagtgtttttcagttttcaattttcagctaTATCCAAACGGACATTTagtatccgtttggatacaCGTTGCGTTTACTGCGTCTGGTGTTTCCtgcgttttctttttttcttttttttttaaatggtttattTGGATGGAATATATCAAAAgagaaattgaatttcaatttttagtttaaggaaacaaaaattgtaattttctatTGATAAAATTCATAGATAATTCAAATCTTATCAACATATAGATTGAAATGGATTACATAATGTGGGGGCCAGTTTATCAGGAAGTATTGTTAAAAGCGGTattaactgggcctatggccctaTCCAAGGATGTTAGaccatccgaggaggcccaaaTAAGGCTATGAGTAGAATAAAGTTAAGGGAGGAGTAGAGGCAATGTGAGATGGGTCCAATAAgggtccgaggacaaaagtATCCTCGGCAACATGTGTCCAAGATAAATCTGAGTGTCTTATCATCACAAACTTACTTCAGGACTACATCACAGCTGAGGGTAGGACTTTGGACCAGGGATAAGGATAAAAAGGCagacaaatatcttcaaaggcTGCGACCTCcacattaattgcctctcaaccaactctctggccgcattaatgtggaagcgatgcctgaacagtgatcaagcagccttacagctattgGTTGATGGTTCCAGGAaatgttggatgggacaggaaggaatCCCCTTAATCTAGCatacacgtgtgtggtaaggATGACACGAAGATTGCAGTATATAACCTGGAAGAATGCACTGAAAGTAGAGGAGGGAACTCTTATACAATTTATGTCTTGAAGAAAACCATATAAAACAAAGAACTTAGTTTCTTCCGAGGACAAATTTGATAATCTTATTTGTGTCAAACCATCTTGAATCGttaagtttaatcgtttttcttttgagataaatttagttcttctatccacgctctacaaatttattgtttgggccgttAGAGATTGAGCCCAATCCGGTTTTGGGATCAACACAATTTTAGTCCTCAcacataagatttttttttttttttaatagaagtgaTTTTGTTGGAATAATAATTACAGCTCATATCCACCATGTGTTATTAAAACTAATGTGTTGTCCCGTGTATATGCAcgggtacaattaaaaacaataagattatacttttttttaagaagagattcaaattatactttttttaaaacttacatttttaaaatatataatgatttttcattATACATACCTATACTATCTAAATTTTTCGAATGCACATTTTACATCCTAAACTATGATCATTGTTATACTTTTCACCATGACATCAAGTTTGCTATTAATTTGGATGGAAAAATATGGCACTGCATGAAAAGACATAATTGCCTCTCTTTtcaatccttaaaaaaaaaatataaattacactttaccaccctaaactatacttcCAATTACATTTTGcaccataaattttgaatttccatcCAAGTTAACTGCAAACTTAACATTGAAGTACAAAGTGCAACAAGAGTCATAGTTTATGATATAAAACGTacattcaaaaaatttagggtgCAATGTGTAATATGGGATAATTTAAGGtagtaaagtataattttccccaaaaattaattcaaatattaCTTCTTAAGACCAAACAATGTTAGTACGTGCTTAGTACAATAAAATTGAAGACGCCtcttctaaaataataataactagtcgctaacccgtgcgatgcacgggaaagctattgGATATGAGATTTTAAAAGCTTTTCATTAAACTTCACACCACAAAGGTATAAATTTACTagaaaacaaacttttagtatGAAAACAGAGATAATGATATTTAATGGATAGGGTAATAACACAGGCTTTTAGAAGAaaacaatttgatttaaaaagtcGGAAATTTTAGCACAAGCAAGAGCAACTACAATTGTTAAGGAAGGATTAAAGGTCctataagaaatattttttccaatatttgggCCCGATGGTAGAGTTCAAAGAAGGCGACTTGTTACACAAAATTCTTCTCATTATAATCAAAATCCTAAAGTGAATATTCAATCCAAAAATGTGTAACCAATGTTATATATTGAAGTGTTGTACAGGgcaaagaatagaaaaaacatATTCTTATGACCACGCCCATATagcttctaagttctaactatTATGCTAAGTAACCAAACAATATTAGTAATCGAAAAAGTATCATAATCTAGCATACTGATTTAAAAGTTACAATTTCAAACACAGCCTCACTATGAAAATTCCACCGACGTTCAAATATCACTTAGTTTAAGTAAAactataaaagtaataaaactaACATTTGGAATAGAGGGTTAAAGTGTATCTTTTGAATCTGGAACACTTTAAAACAATAATAgcaaatttcaaaaccaaatataaatatattaacatATAATACGGAACACTATTATAGATTTTATATTATACAAGGTTCTTAGCTATCTCTGCTAATTCCAATTGAATTAGATTTCTATTCTATTTGGTAACTTCTATCTCtactaattttaattgaatttaggtTTCTATTCTATGTGGTAACTTATGTCTcctaattctaattgaattaGGTTTCCATTTGACCTATAGCTTCTTCTcctaattctaattgaacttcTTTCCTAATTGAATCAGGTTTCCATGTAATTAACATGCTTATAAaatagttttgcattttttttaatcttatccTTTCTacttaagaataaaaaaaatgactttatGAAATAAAGTCACCAGCTTTTTAATTCatcaatagaaatttttttgaaaggttTGGATTGAAAGTTGCTTCTGTAACTTTGAATCTAAACCCTTGAATaacaaaaattggaaaaaaaaagtcaaaatatcaaaattgtTGTAAGAGAATTTCACTCTACAATAACCTAGTGGTATATTGCATGGAATCTCCATTCATGAACGGGTGATGTTTAAGGATGTAAaaaccaattaactaaattgtttgatgaatatatacattacaatctataatataagccaagaaatagCAAACGAAAAGGAAACATAGAATATGAAGGCATCTTTAAAGATTTTGCATAAGTACCAAGAAATATATTCACATAGACtattaaaggaaaaacaaacacaaacacaaaccatacACAAACTactattaaagaaagaatacaaaaactaaagagagaAAGCTATGAAGAGAAATTTTCGTACCTTGAGAAAGAAGTGTTTGTAACAAAAGAATAGTTTGCAGCAACACACGTAGGTTTATACATATATAGGAGAGTAAGTTGGCACCTCCTTCATTGTGAAGGAGTTTGCATTGCATACAAACATGATTTAGAGACTTCCATGCCACTCCAATAAAATCCAATTCCTAATGGGACTCTTAATTCATGGCAATCGGCTAAGTGGCATTAATCTTACTATACGTATCTATATATGATCTTCTAATATCTatcatataaaatcaaaatttttggttttttttttttaaataatgctgacgtggaaaaagaatctgaaataaaaagaaaaagaaaatagtgataacgtggaaaattgtgggagtttcagaggcttcgattttatatatatatatatatatattgataataataaattgaaaacaatttttttttttttttaagtatttcaaCCTATGGTTATCAACATTTTCTTGTGATACAATTGACTTTAAgtaagattttatcaattttaatttgaaaattattttctgcaGAAACAAttataacaagtattttcaatAACCTGCAAGCAATGCATGAATTTGGAAAAGTGATACATGcgtttagaaaataatttattctttttatattctcaaGAATTCTTATACTACATGTTTAAATGAcactatgaatattttatttgttatctttttgttgtattatttatttttcttatgaCTCTTTTTGATGAACTTCTTGTTCATCTGTGAGATATTCATTGatctaaatgtttttttttttttttttttttcatactgtTAGTAACAATCAAAAGATCCTATTTGAGATTTAGTTagaaaaattcttttgtttttctcactctctttgaagtttatttattattttatatttctagtagacatttataagtaaaaaaatattagttacAATATACAATTATAATgacaagaataaaataaagttttaaattatacaacaaTAGAGTCTAATTTAATCTTTTACATGAATTCTTTCAAACATAGTTATTAA
This DNA window, taken from Quercus robur chromosome 2, dhQueRobu3.1, whole genome shotgun sequence, encodes the following:
- the LOC126712269 gene encoding eugenol synthase 2-like, whose amino-acid sequence is MAQSKILLIGGTGYIGKFLVEASAKAGHPTFVLVRKSTLSDPVKGKLIEKFKNLGVTLLQGDLHDHGSLVSAIKQADVVISTVGPMQFEDQLKIIAAIKEAGNVKRFYPSEFGVDADRNNAVEPAKSAFVARAKIRRAIEAEGIPYTYVPCHFFAAYFLPNLVQAGATAPPRDKVIIPGDGNPKAIFNKEDDIATYTIRSVDDPRALNKLLYIRPPKNIYSLNELVALWEKKIGKTLEKVYVPEEKILKDIQEAPVPLDTLLSLNHSAFVKGDHTSFEIEPSFGVEASQLYPDVKYTTVEEYLDQFV